The Panicum virgatum strain AP13 chromosome 5K, P.virgatum_v5, whole genome shotgun sequence genome has a window encoding:
- the LOC120707516 gene encoding cytochrome P450 72A14-like isoform X1 translates to MAIGAALQHWSSLFFLVLPLALWWAWRVLHSTWIVPRRLGRALQSQGLPGTAYRFPFGDLKQLARLAAAARAEPMPLSHAITPRVHRFYHDLIREHGKISVTWLGPTPRVIVNDPTLVREVLANRSGHFRKRRHNGLVRRLANGLVSHDGHKWAAHRKIINPAFHLEKLKVDRKKFPAILHTKSLCELVLRFRCWWRQFCSKLGACMVALQKMLPSFAACANELVARWEGYVGYVESDGAKEVDVWLEFQNLTGDVISRSAFGSSFSEGRRIFQLQSEQAQNLVKMMNTLYLPGFRFLPTRLNRRIKANAREVEELLRGIVGKRERATKEGRASNDDLLGLLMESNVAETRQAGSSRPIMTMADIIGELKLFYFAGMDTTAVLLTWTMVALSMHPEWQHRAREEVLRVFGDSQPDLDGIHQLKIVTMILYEVLRLYPPVVQLDRQAHEEVELGGVTYPPGVVLSLPIVFIHHDKGVWGEDADEFRPGRFTDGISRASKDSPAFFPFGWGPRVCVGQNFALVEAKMALCAILQHFSFGLSPAYTHAPFPVSTLQPEHGAQIMLKKL, encoded by the exons atggcgatcgGAGCAGCGCTGCAGCACTGGAGCTCGCTCTTCTTCCTCGTGCTGCCCCTGGCCCTGTGGTGGGCGTGGCGGGTCCTGCACTCCACCTGGATCGTCCCGCGGAGGCTCGGCCGGGCCCTGCAGTCCCAGGGCCTCCCCGGCACGGCGTACCGCTTCCCGTTCGGCGACCTGAAGCAGTTggcgcggctggcggcggcggcccgggccGAGCCCATGCCGCTGTCCCACGCCATCACGCCGCGCGTGCACCGCTTCTACCACGACCTCATCAGGGAGCACGGTAAGATCTCCGTGACCTGGCTCGGCCCGACGCCGAGGGTGATCGTGAACGACCCCACGCTGGTGCGGGAGGTCCTGGCCAACAGGTCCGGCCACTTCCGGAAGCGCAGGCACAACGGCCTCGTCCGGCGGCTGGCCAACGGGCTGGTGAGCCACGACGGCCACAAGTGGGCCGCGCACCGCAAGATCATCAACCCGGCCTTTCACCTCGAGAAACTCAAGGTCGATCGCAAAAAGTTTCCTGCAATCCTTCACACGAAAAGTTTGTGCGAGCTTGTTCTTCGTTTCAGATGTTGGTGGCGCCAGTTTTGTAGTAAATTGGGTGCTTGCATGGTTGCTCTGCAGAAAATGCTGCCGTCTTTTGCAGCATGCGCGAACGAGCTGGTGGCGCGGTGGGAGGGGTATGTGGGGTATGTGGAGTCTGACGGAGCCAAGGAGGTAGACGTCTGGCTGGAGTTCCAGAATCTCACCGGCGACGTGATCTCGCGCTCGGCCTTCGGCAGCAGTTTCAGCGAGGGGAGGAGGATCTTCCAGTTGCAGTCAGAGCAAGCTCAAAATCTGGTGAAGATGATGAACACTCTGTACCTCCCAGGTTTCAG ATTTCTGCCGACGCGACTCAACAGGAGGATAAAGGCAAACGCGCGCGAGGTGGAGGAGCTCCTGCGAGGCATCGTCGGCAAGCGGGAGAGGGCCACGAAAGAAGGCCGCGCCAGCAACGACGACCTGCTGGGCCTGCTGATGGAGTCCAACGTCGCGGAGACCAGGCAGGCCGGGAGCTCGAGGCCGATCATGACCATGGCGGACATCATCGGGGAGCTGAAGCTCTTCTACTTCGCCGGGATGGACACCACCGCCGTGCTGCTGACGTGGACGATGGTCGCCCTGAGCATGCACCCGGAGTGGCAGCACCGCGCGAGGGAGGAGGTCCTGCGCGTCTTCGGCGACAGCCAGCCGGACTTGGACGGCATACACCAGCTGAAAATC GTGACCATGATACTGTACGAGGTTCTCAGGCTGTACCCGCCGGTGGTGCAACTGGATCGGCAGGCGCACGAGGAGGTCGAGCTGGGCGGCGTCACGTACCCGCCCGGGGTGGTGCTCTCGCTGCCCATCGTGTTCATCCACCACGACAAGGGCGTGTGGGGGGAGGACGCCGACGAGTTCAGGCCGGGGAGGTTCACCGACGGCATCTCCAGGGCGTCCAAGGACTCGCCGGCGTTCTTCCCGTTCGGCTGGGGGCCGCGGGTCTGCGTCGGCCAGAACTTCGCGCTGGTCGAGGCCAAGATGGCGCTCTGCGCCATCCTGCAGCACTTCTCGTTCGGGCTCTCGCCGGCCTACACGCACGCGCCGTTCCCGGTCTCCACGCTGCAGCCAGAACATGGGGCACAGATCAtgctcaagaaactctag
- the LOC120707516 gene encoding cytochrome P450 72A14-like isoform X2 translates to MAIGAALQHWSSLFFLVLPLALWWAWRVLHSTWIVPRRLGRALQSQGLPGTAYRFPFGDLKQLARLAAAARAEPMPLSHAITPRVHRFYHDLIREHGKISVTWLGPTPRVIVNDPTLVREVLANRSGHFRKRRHNGLVRRLANGLVSHDGHKWAAHRKIINPAFHLEKLKKMLPSFAACANELVARWEGYVGYVESDGAKEVDVWLEFQNLTGDVISRSAFGSSFSEGRRIFQLQSEQAQNLVKMMNTLYLPGFRFLPTRLNRRIKANAREVEELLRGIVGKRERATKEGRASNDDLLGLLMESNVAETRQAGSSRPIMTMADIIGELKLFYFAGMDTTAVLLTWTMVALSMHPEWQHRAREEVLRVFGDSQPDLDGIHQLKIVTMILYEVLRLYPPVVQLDRQAHEEVELGGVTYPPGVVLSLPIVFIHHDKGVWGEDADEFRPGRFTDGISRASKDSPAFFPFGWGPRVCVGQNFALVEAKMALCAILQHFSFGLSPAYTHAPFPVSTLQPEHGAQIMLKKL, encoded by the exons atggcgatcgGAGCAGCGCTGCAGCACTGGAGCTCGCTCTTCTTCCTCGTGCTGCCCCTGGCCCTGTGGTGGGCGTGGCGGGTCCTGCACTCCACCTGGATCGTCCCGCGGAGGCTCGGCCGGGCCCTGCAGTCCCAGGGCCTCCCCGGCACGGCGTACCGCTTCCCGTTCGGCGACCTGAAGCAGTTggcgcggctggcggcggcggcccgggccGAGCCCATGCCGCTGTCCCACGCCATCACGCCGCGCGTGCACCGCTTCTACCACGACCTCATCAGGGAGCACGGTAAGATCTCCGTGACCTGGCTCGGCCCGACGCCGAGGGTGATCGTGAACGACCCCACGCTGGTGCGGGAGGTCCTGGCCAACAGGTCCGGCCACTTCCGGAAGCGCAGGCACAACGGCCTCGTCCGGCGGCTGGCCAACGGGCTGGTGAGCCACGACGGCCACAAGTGGGCCGCGCACCGCAAGATCATCAACCCGGCCTTTCACCTCGAGAAACTCAAG AAAATGCTGCCGTCTTTTGCAGCATGCGCGAACGAGCTGGTGGCGCGGTGGGAGGGGTATGTGGGGTATGTGGAGTCTGACGGAGCCAAGGAGGTAGACGTCTGGCTGGAGTTCCAGAATCTCACCGGCGACGTGATCTCGCGCTCGGCCTTCGGCAGCAGTTTCAGCGAGGGGAGGAGGATCTTCCAGTTGCAGTCAGAGCAAGCTCAAAATCTGGTGAAGATGATGAACACTCTGTACCTCCCAGGTTTCAG ATTTCTGCCGACGCGACTCAACAGGAGGATAAAGGCAAACGCGCGCGAGGTGGAGGAGCTCCTGCGAGGCATCGTCGGCAAGCGGGAGAGGGCCACGAAAGAAGGCCGCGCCAGCAACGACGACCTGCTGGGCCTGCTGATGGAGTCCAACGTCGCGGAGACCAGGCAGGCCGGGAGCTCGAGGCCGATCATGACCATGGCGGACATCATCGGGGAGCTGAAGCTCTTCTACTTCGCCGGGATGGACACCACCGCCGTGCTGCTGACGTGGACGATGGTCGCCCTGAGCATGCACCCGGAGTGGCAGCACCGCGCGAGGGAGGAGGTCCTGCGCGTCTTCGGCGACAGCCAGCCGGACTTGGACGGCATACACCAGCTGAAAATC GTGACCATGATACTGTACGAGGTTCTCAGGCTGTACCCGCCGGTGGTGCAACTGGATCGGCAGGCGCACGAGGAGGTCGAGCTGGGCGGCGTCACGTACCCGCCCGGGGTGGTGCTCTCGCTGCCCATCGTGTTCATCCACCACGACAAGGGCGTGTGGGGGGAGGACGCCGACGAGTTCAGGCCGGGGAGGTTCACCGACGGCATCTCCAGGGCGTCCAAGGACTCGCCGGCGTTCTTCCCGTTCGGCTGGGGGCCGCGGGTCTGCGTCGGCCAGAACTTCGCGCTGGTCGAGGCCAAGATGGCGCTCTGCGCCATCCTGCAGCACTTCTCGTTCGGGCTCTCGCCGGCCTACACGCACGCGCCGTTCCCGGTCTCCACGCTGCAGCCAGAACATGGGGCACAGATCAtgctcaagaaactctag